A stretch of bacterium DNA encodes these proteins:
- the mnmE gene encoding tRNA uridine-5-carboxymethylaminomethyl(34) synthesis GTPase MnmE — MTNTETMATTGQDTIAAIATPPGTSGIAVIRISGDGAVDLAARVFDGSDPRSAASHTVHHGMIRDADGEALDEVLLTVFRAPHSYTGEDSVEISCHGGSVVSRGVLTLLLGAGARAAEPGEFTRRAFLNGKMDLSQAEAVADLIHARSTEAHRASLRQLEGRLSGYVTDIREQLLHAAGMLELSLDFVEEDVEFLSSGQLGDMLTQAEARLQTALDSFSGGRVIREGARVVLLGAPNVGKSSLLNALLGTRRAIVTEMPGTTRDYLEEGLLLHGEYLRLIDTAGMRETEDLIEREGIAFSMEAVRNAEIVCLLSDARDGAVQAIALQASLLQEQLLREDAATPVLLLFNKSDLVDADAAEELAAHGLPISALHGDGVDALGKHLAAVARELRSESEEGEVLVTNARHADCLRRGLEAIRTAATAQREGMTEEILAADVRRAIDALGEIIGEVTTDDILNGVFSRFCIGK, encoded by the coding sequence CGGCAGTGATCCCAGGTCTGCCGCATCGCATACGGTCCATCATGGCATGATACGCGACGCCGATGGCGAGGCACTTGATGAAGTGCTGCTGACCGTGTTCCGGGCGCCGCACTCTTATACCGGGGAAGACAGTGTTGAAATCAGCTGTCACGGCGGCAGTGTCGTTTCACGTGGTGTTCTGACGCTGTTGCTGGGCGCCGGTGCGCGAGCGGCTGAACCCGGTGAGTTCACACGACGGGCATTCCTGAACGGGAAAATGGATCTTTCGCAGGCGGAAGCCGTCGCCGACCTGATTCATGCCCGCTCCACAGAGGCGCACCGTGCTTCTCTGCGCCAGCTCGAAGGCAGGCTGTCCGGCTATGTCACCGATATCAGGGAGCAGCTGCTGCATGCCGCGGGCATGCTGGAACTGAGCCTGGATTTCGTGGAGGAAGATGTTGAGTTCCTTTCTTCCGGGCAGCTCGGGGACATGCTCACGCAGGCTGAAGCCAGGCTGCAGACGGCCCTCGACAGTTTCAGCGGGGGACGCGTGATTCGTGAAGGAGCGCGCGTCGTATTGCTCGGAGCTCCGAATGTCGGCAAGTCGAGTCTGCTCAATGCACTGCTTGGCACAAGGAGAGCGATCGTTACCGAAATGCCCGGTACCACGCGCGACTACCTTGAGGAAGGACTGCTGCTGCATGGCGAGTATTTGCGTCTCATCGATACTGCCGGCATGCGTGAGACGGAAGACCTTATAGAGCGGGAAGGCATCGCCTTCAGCATGGAGGCCGTGCGCAATGCGGAAATCGTCTGCCTGCTGTCAGACGCAAGAGATGGTGCCGTGCAGGCCATAGCGCTGCAGGCAAGTCTCCTGCAGGAACAGCTTCTGCGCGAGGACGCCGCCACGCCGGTTCTGCTGCTGTTCAACAAGTCTGATCTCGTTGACGCGGATGCAGCGGAAGAGCTTGCGGCACACGGACTGCCGATCTCGGCGCTGCACGGCGACGGTGTGGACGCGCTCGGAAAACATCTCGCGGCTGTCGCAAGGGAATTGCGCAGCGAAAGCGAAGAGGGCGAAGTGCTGGTCACTAACGCCCGTCATGCGGATTGCCTGCGGCGTGGCCTCGAGGCGATTCGCACAGCTGCAACGGCGCAGCGTGAAGGCATGACTGAAGAAATTCTTGCGGCCGATGTGCGTCGTGCGATCGATGCGCTTGGTGAAATCATCGGTGAGGTAACGACCGACGATATTCTCAACGGTGTATTCAGCCGCTTCTGTATTGGAAAATGA